GTCTCTTGAAGGGACATCGGAAGGGCGAGCTGACAGTCTTCACAGGTGAGCCCTTGGGAAATCACTACTTGGGGTAAGAGGCAAAGGATCAGGTGACAAAAGCATGTGGGTTTGGGCCATGGCAAATGTTAAAGAGGAGGTTTCTCCCAACTTTGAAGCCCTTGCTCCAGGTCTTGGTTTTAAGGGTAGAACTTTCCTCCTTCACCCAGGTCTGTGTTCAACCCCCCTGCAGGGCCAACAGGCAGTGGAAAGACAACGTTCATCAGTGAGTATGCCCTGGATTTGTGTACCCAGGGGGTAAACACTCTCTGGGGTAGCTTTGAGATCAGCAACGTGAGACTAGCCCGGGTCATGCTGACACAGTTCGCTGTGGGGAGGCTAGAAGAGCAATTGGACAAATACGACGAGTGGGCCGACCGCTTTGAGGACCTGCCTCTCTATTTCATGACTTTCCATGGGCAACAGAGCATCAGGTGAGATTCCGAGGCTTAGGGTTTTCAAAGaatgggagggcaggaggacagaTCCCCAACAGAATTTTCAGGAATTCTGGCTTTTCTGCTGGGATGGTTTAGAGAGCCTGCTTGTAATTGACTCTTGAATTCattgcctcctcctcttcccaggaCTGTAATAGACACAATGCAACATGCAGTATACGTCTATGACATTTGTCATGTGGTCATCGACAATCTGCAGTTCATGATGGGGCATGAGCAGCTGTCCACAGACAGGTGACATCCTCTTGTCTCACTGGAACCCACTTGAACACACATGTCTTCTCAGGCAGTTGCCCCCTAGGCACACACACTGTACTCTCCTGTTTTCTGACGTGTGTTTGTACACACCACCCCATGTGTATTTCTGTCTTCATAGAGGTGTGGGTTGTGGCAGTGGGAAGTATGGATAGGGATCTAAGTGTGAGTCCTTGGgtagagtggggtggggtggtttGTGGGGAGATGTGAATGAATCAAGAGTATGCGTATGTTCTCGTCCCTCTGTTTGTGTCTGATAATGTCTTTATTGGGATTGGGGCAGGATTGCGGCTCAAGACTACATCGTTGGGGCCTTTCGAAAGTTTGCAACAGACAATAGCTGCCATGTGACACTGGTCATTCATCCCCGGAAGGAGGATGATGATAAGGAACTACAGACAGCATCGATTTTTGGTTCAGCCAAAGTAAGTGGCCTTTAGAGAAGCCCAAGCTTTGGAGAGTAGAGGGGACAAGTGTGATCAGGAATGGCCCTCATTCAGCCTTAAATCATCTTGCCTGTCCacctggaagaggcaggagacaGCTGCCTCTGGGGCCATGACATGAGGAACACATGTGCTAGGAATATAAAGGCTGATAATAGTTGGTCCTTTGCCCCCCTTACCCCCACGATCTCACATCATCCGGTGGGGAAAATAGACAGTGATTGTAACTCAGTATGATAAAAGCTACGATAGGCAACACAGGTATTTGGGGAGCAACAAGACATCTGAGTCAGCCTGGGACATCTAGGGGGACTTCCTTGCCCATTGGGGAGGGGAGGCGTCGACAGAGGTTGGGTCGAGTTCTGGCAGACAGTAAGTGTTAAATAATCGAATAAATGGGAGGGCCTTCTGGGCAGCAGGACCAGCCCCATCCTGGAGCTTCTGGGGATATGCTGAGTACCTGTTGCATGCTAGGCCTGGGCTGGGCACAGGGAATCCAGGGTGAGGAGCACAAACTGTGCCACAAGGGAACAAACATGGAGCTAGGCAAGAGAGGGACACAGAAGTGCAAAGATAGTCGTTC
The DNA window shown above is from Ailuropoda melanoleuca isolate Jingjing chromosome 6, ASM200744v2, whole genome shotgun sequence and carries:
- the TWNK gene encoding twinkle protein, mitochondrial isoform X2; amino-acid sequence: MLLGAAWGPAAPSSGGPEPRLKSFSYSAYCPARLAQVYRVFPAASGGGARRTVKCGAGSWHPLEPLPRPQSSLEGTSEGRADSLHRSVFNPPAGPTGSGKTTFISEYALDLCTQGVNTLWGSFEISNVRLARVMLTQFAVGRLEEQLDKYDEWADRFEDLPLYFMTFHGQQSIRTVIDTMQHAVYVYDICHVVIDNLQFMMGHEQLSTDRIAAQDYIVGAFRKFATDNSCHVTLVIHPRKEDDDKELQTASIFGSAKASQEADNVLILQDRKLVTGPGKRYLQVSKNRFDGEVGVFPLEFNKSSLTFSIPPKSKARLKKVKDDNGLVTKKPSSGKKGAVPQNSETCLDQAHHPYQPNPSKPSR